The Arachis ipaensis cultivar K30076 chromosome B05, Araip1.1, whole genome shotgun sequence nucleotide sequence GATAGAAATAATAAgaatgagaataaattaaaaaaagtggTGGTAGTAAAGCAAGCGTTGATGGAAGACCCGAGCCGAAGCTGAAACCCTAAACCCAGACTCAGGGCCGAGGAAGCGTTGATGGCCGAAGCAGGAAGGCGAGCTTACGAACTATGATAGAGCGCGACAGAGCTTGAGCGGCGATGAGCTTGAAGCGGCGACGCGAGCTTGAGGCGGCGACGTGAGCTTGAGGCGGCGACGAGCTTGAGGCGGCGACAGAGCTTGAGGCCGTGACGAGTTTGAGGGGGCGACAGAGCTTGAGGCAGCGACGAGCTTGAGGGGGCGACCAAAGCTTGAGGAGCCGGCGACGGGCTTGAGGGACAGAGTGGCGAGAGAAGAGAGAGTTGAGATGGGTTCTGATTCTAGGTTAGGGCACCACGCAAAGAGGGTAAGTGAGGgagaaaaggaaacaaaaaattaccaagtgtttgtgagttgtgttaaattttttttgcactagatacattaggcatcacttttaaaatgcacctaaaacttaacaaataggctaccctttaaaagcgtctcctttgatacgaaaagtgaacctatagatatcaacctatggctacgctttataagtgatttctataatccctaaggctacactttttaagtgatgccacaattgtgtatccttttctcttataaaaaggcaacacggagaaaagcgtagcctattcatagaataggctacgcttttcaaatgtagcttaaaaaaagtgtggctgaatgggtatttttcttgtagtgaaaattTGTCCTTATTATATAAGCTACATTGATTACCCGTGTAAGCTTGTGGGGCTTCAATTGAATGtctaaaattaaagaaattcCACATTCAATTCTTCTTAATAATCATATCTGATCCCACTCATAATAGAAAATTCCTTAACATAGACAACAATAATGCAGGTTACAAGAGTTGTGTTGGTTTATAGTAAGATACATAGATTTCAATGAAGGATAATTACTTGGCCGTCAAGatcattaaataaattaaactccaaagtttttttttttttttttttttttataaattaaaagtgGTAGTGTAATAATAGGCAAGAAACTTCAAAATATTCCTCCAATATTATTCTATGCCAATATATAGAGGCAATTTGAATCTTGTGCTATCACAAAGCATTAAACCTAAAATGCCGGATAGTATATCTTATAGATAGATGTAAAGATAGATTTTGTTCTCTGCcgaatttttgtgttttaaaattGGCCACACTAATTAGTAAAAGTAGTtctataaaaagaagagaatagaggaaTCATGAGGAACACTGCTGGTAGGTACTTAGAATTAAATGATGATGAATATCCCTCTAAAATAAGATTAATTCCataactctcttctctctctgtgtgtgtgtgcATTATTTAAAACTCAAAAGGCAAAAAGTTCTTGAGAGAGGGACCAAATTGAAATATATTAAGGTCGCCAAGCGTGGAACAGTGTTGTTAAGTAATGATTTTGTCTAAGGAGCTTAAGGGGGCCTCTCAAGTCTCAAGCTTTCCAGGTTTAAAATATGAAATATggaaacataagtaattaaatcataAAATTGTAAATTACAACAATCACCTGCTGCACAATTAGATAATATTGTACATAATATTCCTTAATTCGCCAGATCATATTAAGACAATATATTCAAAATGCAATAATGCATCTCAATTACGggaatattagaaaaaaaaagtcaaaatttattttatttaatatttattaattattataacatttaatgaataataaataagacaaattctaaCTATTTTTTACTAATacttttttgttaccaaacattttcatTTCGATTAATACTTATAAATCAAGCGTATTTGCAAACCAACAAGCAAGTATCTAAAATTAGATAATTTTAAACTCTAAATCCTATGAATTGGTATAATTTATAGAAACAAAGATGTTGACAATAACAATATGATATTCTCATAGGTCCAGAAAAGTGTTTGCATAAACCATGATTTGGGAGTGTAGGATATAGTTTGGAAAGAAATGCATCTTTGCCGATTGAATGtttgcacttttttttttctttttttatttttaataccaaaaggaaaaaaaaagttttgGACTTATGGTGTATTGCATGGGAGCATCATATGTTGGGCCATAATAACGTAATACTCTTTATAATAATTAACTAACACTGTAATACATCATCATCTACATCATGATGATGCTGCTCCAACCATATACAtgagtttttaaattaaattgtGAGTTACGGGGACAAATAATTATGATTAATCGTATGATTCACTGGCCCCTATGCACATGCAAACATATATTGATGCCAAATTGATCCTTGCAGCAGAAAGGTGTTCATAGATCTTGGAAATCAAAATGACCTAGATTGGGATATGTTAActttaaatctaaaatttagaaaCCTAATTTTGGAGGTTGAGTTCATGTCTTATATATGATTCCGAACATCTTTGtatccaaaaaataaataaataaaataagcaaAGACACACACCAAAACCTCTTACCACTTTGATAAATTCATTTGTTTAACATATAAAACAAggctgattaatttttttttgaaaaaatagagtTGATTATACACTCACCTATATTATACACTCACGTTCTCAATTTGATTATACTAGAGTTGATTTTGATAAAGTGGAGTTGAGTTGAATTTAATTATACTAAagttaattttgattaaaattgagtttgttttaacatgatttatgtttggaTACTTTGATTTAAAAGTAATTATAAttgataaaatattatttaataatgaccaaaatcacttttagatatgAAATTACtacaaaaattacaaaatattaattcaagtaaacataattaaaaaaaaaaaaacattcaaacAAATTTGATCCAATATTCAAAGTTTTTGAATGTACTCATGCTTTTGAAAGCTAAACCAAGCTTAAGCTAAGGATTTTCATTCACTACCGGCCTATAGTCTCAAACTCGAATACATCTATTTACAAAACAAAAATCATTATCACTATACTAAGGCCTTGTGTGTGTTTGGATTGGTTTAGAACCGAAGTGGTTATTGAAAAATAAACAATTTGTCTAAATGATGATGCATATTTTACCAATGTTTTTATAAGGTGTAAGGCATATTTTTTATATAGACAATCTAAGTTAGGTCCATTAGAAGGCTCAATTTTATGGAAATGGATACTATATGTGAGCTTTTCTTCGATATGGAATTAAGGGGGATTAGACATGTATGTggggtgtaacaccctaccacactaaattttacgcttaagtcgtaaaacagaggtggtgtggtattacgacctctaaaataaaatgagtacatataatagtagaagaattgtaatatgctaggagccttgaagaatagaggaagcaaaaatcgcgaaataaaagcgcaacgctcaaggaacaaGTTAACCTGCGCGCTAAGAAAACCATAACTGTTAAACATatgataacagaagtaggaataaagtgccaaagatacaaaataacaagctcctaactcagtctGCGAAGTCAAgattggccggagaatatttacatatatatacatacatatccaaaacccaaaagtacatatacacaatcctgcctctccatagacctctaggaggatcaaaagaacaagatatgcggagagaaaactgagtacatatatatatatatatatatacatcatagcataacaaaatagccctgtaaccactccgcttcaagagtccagacgcctaacgagatgtctctcgacctgcatctgaaaaataacaacatagtatggaatgagaaccggaggttctcagtatggtaaaggtgccacacacataatatataaggtcctggaaatgccaaaggcaatcgtagaacgccgacactcagattatagagcttaaagtattaaacagaagccataaaaggtggttttctaagattaCCTAAACTtgacttaacttaaccttaaatctaaaccCCATATTGCCGTTCCTCCATACCTCCACTTCCTTCAGTATTTCACAGACAGTTAAGCAGATATaagcaagcacaagaaggttacaaatacagCAAGTAACAATtacacatttaacatggcaaaTACAGTTAGGCACACCCAACTaatgcacaagcaagtaattcaagtaatatgcagatgatgcatgcctgccctatggctaatgaggctcatctgtcggttatccagccaacccgacaagtctgaattgtccttagactgtcccccgacgtgcatccccaagagtctatgcatagctttatctcaaataatcaatattactcaatggggggtaacattcccgggaatttatatagtgcccggtcacacttacgtcgtagggtcaacagagtatcgagttttcaacctggtacacgtggtggcaagtcaCGGCAATTAATCCAGGAAACCTCGTATCTTAGATCATTAAATTAttcaagccatataaataattcaattataattcatcaacatccacatcattctcaattgtatctcattcatcatcatacatcaatcatattcaatccttatctttcattatcacacctcccattccgtccatcaatagttccaattcaaaagataattcattcttttctaaatgaatcaaatttaaaacatgctcattttcttaataactcaaaatcaaaccatataacatttgaatctaaatctttttaaataatcatataaacaaaatctctaatttttataaaatttcggcagcatctcctctaaaactcgaattttgccacccttttcgggtccaaacctgctttcttttcaattcaacataccattcctcatcatcataacaatcaccacaataaatctacctcagataaacaattatactcatacaatattcaaatccaacaacccaaaattcaactaagaatcatagttcacaaatcctaggcttttaacacaaaatacctcattatcacaacaacctccacaatagttatacctcaaatcaataattcaccaaatcattagttaatcaacaagcaccaaaccaaccatgttcatcaacaataacattcaaccataattctctccaaattaacataacaacatccaccatccaaaattaataactaattattcaataaacttcaaccaaatatattcatcaacaaattactaaacattaaacatacacctgcattccaacttatcctatggtcctctagcctaagttttcacagaacattatatattaaatgcaagaaacctaaaccataccttggccgatttccacgtaacgaccaaagctatttattcaaaaccaagatagcccctcaaaactcaactaatccgcttcctccaagttccagtattcacaatttcaagctccaattatttattcacaacctaatacacattcataacacatatatatccaatttaatactcaaagctcaaattcaatgaaaataaaatagaattatcgtatcctcaccttacccaagcttcacataagcaagaatgaacgtttttctcaagctaattggatcctaaaacatcaaaaatcaaagaaattcaacacccCTTCTCAAAACTCGAAAATTGGGGGAAATGAGAGGCTGAAGTGGAATAGaaagttacctatgaaattgttccggtagaaatgtagagctcaacgcggtgaacgcgtggccgcaaacggtgcggcgattggagctcgaaCGGATGAGTTACGGGATTTGGAACTTTGCCGTAAGGGTTCGGCGTTCCTTTCCTCTCCCTGGAGCTCAGCTGCGTCGTTGAGAAAATGAGGGAAAGAAGAGCCCGTGGCTCTTTTTAATGGGCTGATCCGGTTGGACTGATAACCCGGTTTGGGTCCGGTTCAACTGGTTCGGTCCTTTTGGTCCAATTTTGGACagttttcttcgaaattagtgtcaaaattctcgtttcgatgagctctaccctaatttaatataatattcacatttctaatcctccttattaaaaactaatttattgactaattatctactaatttaaccggggtttacatcctacccacctaataaagaattttgccctcaaaattcaaatctagttacctgaaaagagatgttGATAGTCCTTTCATATATCTGATTCGAGCTCCCAGGTATGTTCCTcgataccagctcgactccaagctacttttaccaaCGATACTTCCCTTCCGCATAATCGTTTAATACTGAAGTCATCAATTCTCACCGGAATTACTGggagtgttagatcttctcttacttgGATTGGTTCTGGTTCCAAAACATGACTTACGTCAGGAGTATATTTCCGAAGCTGTGATACATGAAACACATCGTGTAAATTCGAAAGATACGgcggtaaggcaattctataaACCACTGGTCCAATTCTCTTTAGGATCTTaaacggtccaatataacggagatttagtttcttagtcttaatagctcttcccactccagtgGTTGGTGTAACTTTCAGAAAAACATGCtccccttcctcaaattccaaaggCTTTTGCCTCCGATCAGCATAACTTTTCTGGCGGCTctgggctataagcattcgactacgaatcttctttatctgttCAGTAGTTTCAGCTATCATTTCAGGCCCTAACAAACTCCTTTCTCCAGTTTCATGCCAACATAGTGGAGACTGACATTTTctgccatacagagcctcatatggagccatttcGATACTTgcatggtagctattattataagcaaactctaCTAATGGCATATATCGGTCCCAGCTCgccggctggtccaaaacacaagctcttagcatatcttccaaggtctgaatagttctctctgattgaccatctgtctgagggtgatacgtagtactcaagcttaactgagtcccaaatgcacgttaaaaagctccccagaatcttgATGTAAAGTGAGGATCTCTGTCAGATACGATAATAGAAGGCACACCATGCAACCTGACAATCTCTTTGATATACATTCGAGCCAATTCctccattgtgcaacttattcggataggaagaaagtgagctgattttgtcagtcggtccacaaccacccaaatagcgtcacaaccagaccgggttctaggcaaacctatcacaaaatccattgcgatactctcccatttccattgtggaatctccaaaggctgaaggggccctgatggtctctgatgctcaatcttaaccttctgacacgttagacatttagatacatgcaatgccacatcattcttcatacctggccaccagaacatcgctttCAGATCCTGATACATTTTAGTGCTCCCTGGGTGAATTGAAAACCCGttcttatgagcttccttcaagatTCTCTGTCGCAGGTCTCCAATATCTGGCACAACAATCCAGTTCTTGAACTTCCACAAACCATCCTgtccttctgacactctccactgtttcccCTGTTCGACTgctggtaataccttacgtaacgcTTCACTATCTCAatgagccttcagaagttctgatttaaaatcactaGAAATTtgcaactgactcaaacacagGATTCCAGATTCTTCTCTAACTCCCAATTTCACACCTTGGAATGCCTTCAGTAACTCTTCCTcccgtagcatcatccaagctgcatataaagacttccgactcaaagcgtccgccacaacgttcgcttttcctggatgataattcaattcaaaatcataatctttcagaagctccatccacctcctctgacgcatattcaactctt carries:
- the LOC110271948 gene encoding uncharacterized protein LOC110271948, producing MAPYEALYGRKCQSPLCWHETGERSLLGPEMIAETTEQIKKIRSRMLIAQSRQKSYADRRQKPLEFEEGEHVFLKVTPTTGLRKYTPDVSHVLEPEPIQVREDLTLPVIPVRIDDFSIKRLCGREVSLVKVAWSRAGIEEHTWELESDI